A region of the Terriglobales bacterium genome:
GCCATCAGGCACTCAGTTGCGGGATCGCGTTAGACTAGCCAGTTTGCTCTAGCGGTTCCGCCACGGATGACAGCCCTGCTCTTCACGATTATTGTGTGGGCCACCGGCATGCTCGCCGGTTTTCTTGGCGCACTCACTGGACTGGGCGGCGGAGTCGTCCTGGTTCCTGCCCTCGCTCTGCTATTTCATGTTGATATCAAGTACGCCATCGGCGCTTCGCTGGTATGCGTAATCGCAACTTCTTCCGGGGCAGCGGCTGCGTATGTCAAAGAGGGCTACTCCAATATTCGCATCGGAATGCTGCTGGAAATCGCAACCACTCTCGGCGCAATCCTCGGTGCGTTTTTAGCTACGCGTGTCAGCACACATGCAATTGCAATCGTCTTTGGCTTAGTGCTTCTGCATGCGGCTTACCAGTCTCTTTTCGGGAAAAAGCAGGATACCTCTGCGCTCGTTCAGTCCGATTCTCTGGCGGCCAAACTAAAGCTGGCAGGAGATTATCCCGTGGGCGAGCAGCGACAGGCTTACGGGGTGCGCAATGTTCCCGCCGGCTTCAGTCTGATGTTTGGCGCGGGCGCGCTTTCGGGACTGCTTGGCATCGGTTCCGGCGCAGTAAAAGTCATTGCCATGGATCGAGCCATGCGCATTCCATTCAAAGTTTCCACCACAACAAGTAATTTCATGATCGGCGTCACGGCGGCGGCAAGTGCGGGCGTTTATCTGGGACGCGGTTACATCGATCCTCGGCTTTCGATGCCGGTCGTTCTTGGAGTACTTGCCGGAGCATTCCTTGGAAGCAAGGTGTTGGTGAAGGCTCCGGTTCGAGCGTTGCGCGTGACCTTTGGCGTGATCATTTTTCTGTTGGCGATCGAAATGATTTTCAACGGAGCTACAGGGAAGGTTTAGTCGGCATGACCGATGAGCGGCTGGAGATATTCATTGGCAATCTGCTGCGACTTGGCGTGCTGGTTTCAGCGGTCGTGGTTGCGATTGGGGGAGCACTCTACCTGGCGCAGCACGGCCATGAGATCGTGAACTATCAGACTTTCCGCAGTGAACTTCCCGAACTGCGAAACCTGCCGGGAATCTGCATCTCCGCCTTTCACCTGCGAAGCGATGGGATTATGCAGCTCGGCCTGGTGCTGTTGATTGCCACGCCAGTCGCCCGCGTCGCTCTCGCCGTGATCGGCTTTTATCTCGAACGCGATCGGCTTTACGTCATGGTGAGCCTGATTGTGCTTGCGATTCTGGCCTATAGCATGATGCATGCCGCGTAAGCAGACCGATTCTCTATTCGCTTCTCAGCGCCGACATGGGCTCAACTCCCGCGGCGCGGCGAGCGGGGATATACATCGCCAGCGAGGCTATGATGGCCAGCAAGGCAGCGACGCTGAAAAATGTGAGCGGGTCCCCTGAACTCACGCCGTAAACGAGGCTCGCGAACAATCTGCCTGCCGCAAATGCCAGCAAAGCTCCCAGCACGAT
Encoded here:
- a CDS encoding sulfite exporter TauE/SafE family protein; this encodes MTALLFTIIVWATGMLAGFLGALTGLGGGVVLVPALALLFHVDIKYAIGASLVCVIATSSGAAAAYVKEGYSNIRIGMLLEIATTLGAILGAFLATRVSTHAIAIVFGLVLLHAAYQSLFGKKQDTSALVQSDSLAAKLKLAGDYPVGEQRQAYGVRNVPAGFSLMFGAGALSGLLGIGSGAVKVIAMDRAMRIPFKVSTTTSNFMIGVTAAASAGVYLGRGYIDPRLSMPVVLGVLAGAFLGSKVLVKAPVRALRVTFGVIIFLLAIEMIFNGATGKV
- a CDS encoding DUF1634 domain-containing protein — encoded protein: MTDERLEIFIGNLLRLGVLVSAVVVAIGGALYLAQHGHEIVNYQTFRSELPELRNLPGICISAFHLRSDGIMQLGLVLLIATPVARVALAVIGFYLERDRLYVMVSLIVLAILAYSMMHAA